In a genomic window of Candidatus Korarchaeota archaeon NZ13-K:
- a CDS encoding MBL fold metallo-hydrolase gives MWETLMDSPTLRILRVCCGPFESLCYLIEDKPDRSSFLIDCGCPADEVIGLLELNGLRLEAVLLTHTHFDHVLEVNAVTRRAGSRAIAHPADVEMLPVYWREELGSEPEVIPMVEEGLSLSLGSLSLLALHTPGHTPGSVCYYSREVGVIFTGDTLFRGAIGTLRYSGSPDSQKQMRRSLKRLYSLPEDTLVLPGHGDSTTIGEERETIRRALRYP, from the coding sequence GTGTGGGAAACGCTGATGGACTCCCCCACCCTCAGGATACTCAGGGTCTGCTGCGGGCCCTTCGAGAGCCTCTGCTACCTGATAGAGGACAAGCCAGACAGGAGCTCCTTCCTAATAGATTGCGGCTGTCCGGCCGATGAGGTGATCGGATTGCTTGAGTTAAACGGCCTGAGACTTGAGGCGGTGCTCCTAACTCACACTCACTTCGACCACGTGCTTGAGGTAAACGCGGTAACCAGGAGAGCCGGATCCAGGGCCATCGCTCATCCGGCCGACGTTGAGATGCTTCCGGTCTACTGGAGGGAGGAGCTTGGGAGCGAGCCTGAGGTGATCCCGATGGTGGAGGAGGGGCTGAGCCTCAGCCTCGGCAGCCTCAGCCTTCTGGCCCTCCACACCCCGGGTCACACCCCCGGTAGCGTCTGCTATTACTCCAGGGAAGTTGGCGTGATATTCACGGGAGACACGCTGTTCAGGGGAGCGATCGGCACCCTAAGATATTCAGGCAGCCCCGATAGTCAAAAACAGATGAGGAGGAGCCTGAAGAGGCTTTACTCACTCCCAGAGGACACCCTCGTGCTTCCGGGGCACGGGGACAGCACCACGATAGGGGAGGAGAGGGAGACCATAAGGAGGGCCCTCAGATACCCTTAG
- a CDS encoding creatininase family protein, protein MRDLLLMSYEEAEGYFRECDLVLLPLGSVEQHGPANPLGTDTLIADALAGEVSRRTGVLKLPVIPIGVSFHHMHFPGTLTVSERSLEEYLLDVIRSLARWGVKRVLVVNGHGGNLAALQVVSRRSLEELGVRVYVYQWWTSSSGIVEGLFGPEERGHAAAAETSMIMHLHPESVLADRLLDQEVKEDKLSRLTHFSYTIESSGSGVLGRQRTASAERGRTLFEALVEDLSGIVEELKKVRS, encoded by the coding sequence ATGAGGGATCTCCTCCTGATGAGCTATGAGGAGGCCGAGGGTTACTTCAGGGAATGCGATCTTGTCCTGCTGCCCCTCGGCTCCGTTGAGCAGCACGGCCCGGCGAACCCCCTCGGGACTGACACCCTGATAGCGGATGCCCTCGCCGGGGAGGTCTCGAGGAGGACCGGAGTGCTGAAGCTTCCAGTCATACCGATAGGCGTGAGCTTCCACCACATGCACTTCCCGGGAACCCTAACCGTGAGCGAGCGCTCGCTCGAGGAGTACCTGCTGGACGTGATCAGGTCCCTCGCCAGGTGGGGAGTTAAGAGGGTTCTAGTCGTGAACGGGCATGGGGGGAACCTGGCCGCGCTTCAGGTGGTCTCCAGGAGATCCCTGGAGGAGCTTGGAGTCAGGGTCTACGTCTACCAGTGGTGGACCTCCAGCTCCGGGATCGTGGAGGGGCTCTTCGGTCCGGAGGAGAGGGGGCATGCTGCCGCAGCTGAGACCTCGATGATCATGCACCTTCATCCCGAGTCTGTCCTGGCGGATAGGCTCCTGGATCAGGAGGTGAAAGAGGATAAGCTGAGCAGGTTGACTCACTTCAGCTACACGATCGAGAGCTCAGGTTCAGGCGTCCTGGGAAGGCAGAGAACGGCTTCCGCGGAGAGGGGAAGGACCCTCTTCGAGGCCCTTGTTGAGGACCTGAGCGGGATCGTTGAGGAGCTAAAAAAGGTTAGAAGCTGA
- a CDS encoding rubrerythrin family protein, whose product MHHIRPMTKEALLSAFGGESMAHMRYLIFAGIAEKEGFPNVARLFRAIAYAEQVHATNHYNVLRDYREEAKVSAGTPIGPGSTSHNLELAIAGEEYEVREMYPAYMELARSQGIDQAERSFKWAYEAEKIHAELYRRARESVDRGEDMRIEGKVWICPVCGHTYIGEVPPERCPVCQAPKERYVSF is encoded by the coding sequence ATGCACCACATCCGTCCCATGACCAAGGAGGCCCTGCTCTCCGCCTTCGGCGGGGAGTCGATGGCCCACATGAGGTACCTGATATTCGCAGGCATAGCCGAGAAGGAGGGATTCCCCAACGTGGCCAGGCTATTCAGGGCCATAGCTTACGCTGAGCAGGTTCACGCCACAAATCACTACAACGTGCTCAGGGATTACAGGGAGGAGGCCAAGGTGTCAGCTGGAACCCCGATAGGGCCCGGATCCACCTCTCACAACCTGGAGCTGGCGATAGCGGGCGAGGAGTACGAGGTTAGGGAGATGTACCCGGCTTACATGGAGCTGGCCAGATCCCAGGGGATCGATCAGGCGGAGAGAAGCTTCAAGTGGGCCTATGAGGCGGAGAAGATACACGCTGAACTCTACAGGAGGGCCAGGGAATCGGTGGACAGGGGGGAGGACATGAGGATAGAGGGGAAGGTCTGGATATGCCCCGTCTGCGGTCACACCTACATAGGGGAAGTCCCTCCGGAGAGATGTCCGGTCTGCCAAGCTCCCAAGGAGAGATACGTCAGCTTCTAA